A DNA window from Syntrophaceae bacterium contains the following coding sequences:
- a CDS encoding NTP transferase domain-containing protein: MKGIVLAGGLGTRMHPLTKVTNKHLLPVYNEPMIYYPIKALVNAGIDEILIVTGGGNSGDFLRLLGNGKDFGLKHINYTYQEGEGGIAAALSLAEYFSDEDRIIVVLGDNIIEKNICRAVQAFKEQKDGGRILLKEVSDPQRFGVPVFEGDRIVRVEEKPANPASSYAVIGIYMYDHRVFDFIKTLKPSQRGELEITDVNNFYIREGKMEWDVLDGWWSDAGTFESLLYASNMVAKTGANRLD, encoded by the coding sequence ATGAAAGGCATCGTACTGGCGGGAGGACTGGGGACCCGGATGCATCCCCTGACGAAAGTGACCAACAAGCACCTCCTGCCCGTTTACAATGAACCGATGATCTATTATCCCATCAAGGCCCTAGTCAATGCGGGCATCGACGAGATTCTGATCGTGACGGGAGGCGGGAATTCCGGCGATTTTCTCCGGCTGCTGGGCAACGGCAAGGATTTCGGACTCAAGCACATCAATTACACATACCAGGAAGGAGAGGGAGGCATCGCCGCCGCCCTGAGCCTGGCGGAGTATTTCTCGGATGAGGACAGAATCATCGTCGTCCTGGGGGACAACATCATCGAGAAAAACATCTGCCGGGCCGTTCAGGCCTTCAAGGAGCAGAAGGATGGCGGCCGGATCCTGCTCAAGGAGGTTTCCGATCCCCAGCGGTTCGGCGTTCCCGTATTCGAAGGGGATCGTATCGTCCGGGTGGAGGAGAAACCCGCAAATCCGGCTTCCTCGTATGCCGTCATCGGCATCTACATGTACGACCACCGGGTGTTCGATTTCATCAAGACCCTGAAACCGTCCCAGCGGGGGGAACTGGAGATCACCGACGTGAACAACTTTTACATCCGGGAAGGAAAAATGGAGTGGGACGTCCTGGACGGCTGGTGGTCCGATGCGGGAACATTCGAATCCCTTCTATACGCCTCCAACATGGTGGCAAAAACAGGGGCGAACCGCCTGGACTGA
- a CDS encoding prepilin peptidase yields MAVFMDIFIAVATACVGSFLNVCIARMPVEGQSIVKPASRCPRCGHPIRIYDNIPIISWLILRGKCRDCGEPISFRYPLVEGLTAILGLTLFKLFGLGLPFLAAFLFVSALVVITFIDLDHQIIPHAITLPGIPLCFLAAVFIMRVPAVDSFLGIMIGAGTLYFVAVYFEAITGREGMGGGDVNLLAMLGAFFGWKSLLFIILMSSLTGALAGVGYILLKKKNRETPIPFGPFLCLGALGYLFAGDPFLRWLLTRS; encoded by the coding sequence ATGGCCGTATTCATGGACATCTTCATCGCTGTAGCGACCGCCTGTGTGGGCAGCTTTCTCAATGTCTGCATCGCCCGGATGCCCGTCGAAGGCCAGTCCATCGTAAAGCCCGCGTCGCGATGCCCCAGGTGCGGGCACCCGATCCGCATCTACGACAACATCCCGATCATCAGCTGGCTGATTCTGAGGGGAAAATGCCGGGACTGCGGGGAGCCCATTTCGTTCCGCTATCCTCTCGTCGAGGGTTTGACCGCCATCCTGGGATTGACTCTTTTCAAACTGTTCGGCCTCGGTCTGCCTTTCCTGGCCGCCTTCCTGTTCGTCTCCGCCCTTGTCGTCATCACCTTCATCGACCTGGACCACCAGATCATCCCCCATGCGATCACCCTGCCGGGAATCCCGCTCTGTTTCCTGGCGGCTGTTTTTATCATGCGTGTTCCGGCGGTGGATTCCTTTCTGGGGATCATGATCGGTGCGGGCACCCTCTATTTCGTGGCCGTATACTTCGAGGCCATCACGGGCCGGGAGGGCATGGGCGGAGGAGACGTGAACCTGCTGGCCATGCTGGGCGCTTTTTTCGGCTGGAAATCGCTTCTTTTCATCATTCTCATGAGCTCCTTGACGGGAGCACTGGCGGGAGTGGGATATATCCTGCTGAAAAAAAAGAACCGGGAAACGCCCATCCCGTTCGGTCCTTTCCTCTGCCTTGGGGCGCTCGGTTATCTTTTCGCGGGGGACCCGTTTCTCCGCTGGCTCCTGACGCGTTCGTGA
- a CDS encoding dTDP-4-dehydrorhamnose 3,5-epimerase family protein, whose protein sequence is MIDGVKVKKLRVIPDERGRLMEILRADDEMFQAFGQVYMTTAYPGVVKGWHYHKEQSDNMAVVRGMMKIVLYDSRKDSPTCGEVNQFFAGEHNPIMVHIPPYVYHGFKCISAEEAIVVNVPDRVYRYDDPDEYRADPHENDIPYSWDRKDG, encoded by the coding sequence ATGATCGACGGCGTGAAGGTCAAGAAGTTGCGGGTAATTCCCGACGAACGGGGACGGCTCATGGAGATCCTCCGTGCGGACGACGAGATGTTCCAGGCTTTCGGCCAGGTCTACATGACCACCGCCTACCCCGGGGTCGTCAAGGGGTGGCATTATCACAAGGAGCAGTCGGACAATATGGCCGTCGTCCGGGGAATGATGAAGATCGTTCTCTACGATTCCCGAAAGGATTCTCCCACCTGTGGGGAAGTGAACCAGTTTTTCGCCGGGGAGCACAACCCCATCATGGTCCACATTCCGCCTTACGTCTATCACGGCTTCAAGTGCATCTCCGCGGAAGAGGCGATCGTGGTGAACGTGCCCGACCGGGTCTACCGCTACGACGATCCGGATGAATACCGGGCCGATCCCCATGAAAACGATATCCCGTACAGCTGGGACCGGAAGGACGGGTGA
- the ribD gene encoding bifunctional diaminohydroxyphosphoribosylaminopyrimidine deaminase/5-amino-6-(5-phosphoribosylamino)uracil reductase RibD: protein MNSDERYMRRALALARRGACRVTPNPMVGAVIVRDDRIIGEGYHRCCGEEHAEINALRKAPESVEGSTVYVTLEPCSHHGRTPPCAEALIGKRPARVVIGTPDPNPLVAGAGIAALEKAGIRTTVGVLAPQCRALNERFFTYMETGRPFVTLKFAQTLDGRIATCTGHSRWISSPPSLTLAHRLRSTHDAILVGIGTVLKDDPELTVRRVKGRNPLRVVVDAGLRIPLGAKLLRDQEEARTMLAVTGRAPRKKIQQVSRKGIDILHVPEDKQGRVDLAGLFLLLGRKGVTSVLVEGGAGVITSVLQERLADRIVVVVAPKILGSGINAVGELNIRNMEEAVGLTWRKVFRRGEDMIFDGVLRDPKASAVDAGAT from the coding sequence ATGAACAGCGACGAACGTTACATGCGAAGGGCTCTTGCCCTGGCCCGGAGAGGCGCCTGCCGGGTTACTCCGAATCCGATGGTGGGTGCCGTCATCGTCCGGGACGACCGGATCATCGGGGAGGGATACCACCGCTGCTGCGGCGAGGAGCATGCGGAGATCAACGCACTCCGCAAGGCCCCGGAATCCGTCGAGGGGTCTACGGTCTACGTTACGCTGGAACCCTGCAGCCATCATGGCCGAACCCCTCCGTGCGCCGAGGCCCTCATCGGCAAGAGGCCGGCCCGCGTCGTCATCGGAACTCCGGATCCGAACCCCCTCGTTGCCGGGGCCGGCATCGCCGCCTTGGAAAAGGCGGGCATCCGGACGACCGTGGGTGTACTGGCTCCCCAATGCCGGGCCCTGAACGAGCGTTTTTTTACATACATGGAAACGGGGCGCCCTTTCGTCACACTGAAATTCGCCCAGACTTTGGACGGCCGGATCGCCACCTGCACCGGTCACTCCCGGTGGATCAGTTCCCCCCCCTCACTCACTCTCGCCCATCGGCTGCGGAGCACCCATGACGCAATTCTCGTAGGAATCGGCACGGTTCTGAAGGATGATCCGGAACTGACGGTACGACGGGTCAAAGGGCGTAATCCTCTCCGGGTGGTCGTCGACGCCGGCCTTCGGATCCCCCTGGGTGCGAAGCTGCTCCGGGACCAGGAGGAGGCCAGGACCATGCTCGCCGTGACCGGGCGCGCCCCCCGGAAGAAGATTCAACAGGTTTCGCGGAAGGGCATCGATATCCTGCATGTCCCGGAGGACAAGCAGGGCCGCGTGGATTTGGCAGGACTCTTCCTTCTGCTGGGCCGGAAGGGAGTAACATCCGTGCTCGTGGAAGGCGGCGCCGGAGTGATCACATCTGTTTTGCAGGAACGGCTGGCCGACCGGATCGTGGTTGTCGTGGCTCCGAAAATTCTGGGGAGCGGGATCAACGCGGTGGGAGAGCTTAATATCCGCAATATGGAAGAAGCCGTCGGCCTGACCTGGCGGAAGGTGTTTCGCCGGGGCGAGGATATGATCTTCGACGGCGTTCTGCGGGATCCCAAAGCGTCGGCAGTAGATGCCGGGGCGACCTGA
- a CDS encoding SPOR domain-containing protein encodes MAATRGVETAVAPPKKTAEPAKGAGTAKESFILQVASYKEKVKAEETAKKLGSMGFRPRIQAVDLPAKGRWFRIVVGGFESRDAAQKAADKISKKLKGINCIVRKV; translated from the coding sequence GTGGCAGCCACTCGCGGAGTGGAGACGGCGGTTGCACCTCCAAAGAAGACAGCCGAACCGGCAAAAGGAGCAGGGACAGCCAAAGAATCCTTCATCCTGCAGGTTGCCTCTTACAAGGAAAAGGTGAAGGCGGAAGAGACGGCCAAAAAACTGGGCTCCATGGGATTCAGGCCGCGGATTCAGGCGGTCGATCTGCCGGCAAAGGGACGCTGGTTCCGCATTGTCGTTGGAGGATTCGAGTCCCGGGATGCCGCTCAAAAGGCGGCGGATAAGATATCCAAGAAACTCAAGGGCATCAATTGTATCGTTCGCAAAGTATGA
- a CDS encoding arginine--tRNA ligase encodes MKRTLQNMLSEALAASFREGLLPSCDIPALEVDWTKDPVHGDYASNAAMVLASRLKRKPRQIAEILVAKLGDSKGVIQKMEIAGPGFINFFIEPDRWYRMLGEVEERGERYGMSDIGRNRRVQIEFVSANPTGPLHIGHARGAVVGDVIANILAATGHSVFREYYINDAGNQMNNLGRSVYYRYLQLLGEAVEFPENGYQGDYIAELAREILARDGDRHRVLGEQEAVPVLSTDAGGEILEGIKDDLKAFGVVFDLYFSEQELYKDDGVAKLLEDLKQKDFIYEEEGTLWFRTTAFGDEKDRVVVRQNGEPTYFAADIAYHRNKFARGFETVIDIWGADHHGYIPRMMAGVQALGHEREALQVILVQLVSLLRDGKPVAMSTRAGEFVTLRQVVDEVGKDAARYNFLMRRSDSHLDFDLEVAKRQSNENPVYYVQYAHARICSIFRMAAERGFARPDRRDVDPSVLKLDEEIALIKAIVRYPEVVEAAALALEPHRLTFYLNDLAGLFHSYYNRNKVLSEDGPLSMARLFLAGCIQTVLRNGLGLLGVTAPEAM; translated from the coding sequence ATGAAGCGAACACTCCAGAATATGCTGTCCGAAGCCTTGGCAGCGTCCTTCCGGGAAGGGCTCCTGCCGTCCTGTGATATTCCCGCGCTTGAAGTGGACTGGACCAAGGATCCCGTTCACGGGGACTACGCATCCAATGCGGCCATGGTTCTCGCATCCCGTCTGAAGAGAAAACCGCGCCAGATCGCAGAGATCCTCGTAGCGAAACTCGGCGATTCCAAAGGAGTGATCCAGAAGATGGAAATCGCCGGTCCCGGCTTCATCAACTTTTTCATCGAGCCGGACCGCTGGTATCGAATGCTGGGGGAAGTGGAGGAGCGGGGCGAACGGTACGGGATGTCGGACATAGGCCGGAACCGGAGGGTGCAGATCGAGTTTGTCAGCGCCAATCCGACGGGTCCCCTGCACATCGGCCACGCCCGCGGAGCCGTAGTCGGGGACGTCATCGCCAACATCCTTGCCGCAACGGGGCACTCGGTTTTCCGCGAGTATTACATCAACGACGCGGGCAACCAGATGAACAACCTGGGACGCTCCGTTTATTACCGCTATCTTCAGCTTCTGGGAGAAGCCGTCGAGTTTCCGGAAAACGGCTATCAGGGAGACTACATTGCCGAACTGGCCCGGGAAATACTGGCGCGGGACGGTGATCGCCACCGGGTCCTGGGGGAACAGGAAGCCGTGCCGGTTCTATCCACCGATGCCGGAGGCGAGATCCTCGAGGGGATCAAGGACGATCTGAAAGCTTTCGGCGTGGTCTTCGACCTTTATTTCAGTGAGCAGGAACTCTACAAGGATGACGGCGTTGCGAAGCTTCTCGAGGATTTGAAACAGAAAGATTTCATCTACGAGGAGGAAGGGACGCTCTGGTTCCGGACGACCGCATTCGGGGACGAAAAAGACCGGGTTGTTGTCCGCCAGAACGGCGAACCGACCTATTTCGCTGCGGATATCGCCTATCACCGGAACAAGTTCGCCCGGGGATTCGAAACGGTCATCGACATCTGGGGTGCCGATCACCACGGATACATTCCCCGGATGATGGCCGGTGTCCAGGCCCTCGGTCACGAGCGAGAAGCCCTGCAGGTCATCCTTGTGCAGCTTGTCAGTTTGCTCCGGGACGGAAAACCGGTGGCCATGTCCACACGTGCCGGTGAATTTGTTACGCTCCGGCAGGTTGTGGACGAAGTGGGGAAGGATGCGGCCCGCTATAATTTTCTCATGCGCCGTTCCGACAGCCATCTGGATTTCGACCTGGAGGTGGCGAAGCGCCAGTCCAACGAGAACCCCGTTTATTATGTTCAGTACGCCCACGCCCGGATCTGCAGCATCTTCCGGATGGCGGCGGAACGGGGTTTCGCCAGACCCGACCGGCGGGATGTGGATCCGTCGGTACTGAAGCTGGACGAGGAGATCGCCCTGATCAAGGCCATTGTCCGCTATCCGGAGGTCGTGGAAGCGGCGGCCCTCGCCCTGGAACCGCACCGCCTTACATTTTATCTGAACGATCTGGCAGGCTTGTTCCACAGTTACTACAACCGGAACAAGGTCCTTTCCGAGGACGGCCCCCTGAGCATGGCACGGCTCTTTCTGGCCGGCTGCATCCAGACGGTGCTCCGCAACGGATTGGGTCTGCTCGGCGTCACGGCGCCGGAGGCGATGTAA